In Geminocystis sp. NIES-3709, a single genomic region encodes these proteins:
- a CDS encoding calcium-binding protein: MTQLSQSLPTLVINDLTITEGNSGTKNEVFTLTCISKALQPITVNYAIVNGIARSGSYYVAKTGSLSFATNETTKTISIVINGDTTVEPNETFFVNLGNTTIADSQGLDTIINNNISTNLLVVGDANNNNLVGGNGNDTLQGLGGNDTVRGGAGNDRIEGGTGADSMVGGNGNDTYFVDNTGDRVIESFNQGIDRVISSITYTLTGNVENLILSGTSNLTGIGSVLGNRITGNSGGNILNGNDGNDTLFGDDGNDNLNGGAGDDSILGGDDNDTIRSGINNDRLFGGLGNDRLEGNEDNDYILGDDGDDTLLGGTGNDEMYGITGDDSILGGEDDDYIQGDDGNDTILAGSENDFILGSTGNDILDGDVGKDILLGGYGNDTLIGDKGADTLTGGAGVDRFVFKYADEGIDRITDFNVAKRDKIVVSASGFGGGLRANANLTTAQFRLGSSGTNANQRFMYNSSTGALLFDQDGTGITPSVQIATLNTGLALTNTSIFVES; encoded by the coding sequence ATGACTCAATTAAGTCAATCTTTACCTACCCTAGTGATAAATGATCTCACTATCACCGAAGGCAATAGCGGTACGAAAAATGAAGTCTTTACCCTTACTTGCATCAGTAAGGCACTGCAACCTATTACGGTTAATTATGCCATCGTTAACGGCATAGCTAGATCAGGAAGTTATTATGTAGCCAAAACAGGTAGTTTAAGTTTTGCCACGAATGAAACTACTAAAACAATTTCGATCGTCATTAATGGGGATACAACAGTAGAACCGAATGAGACTTTCTTTGTCAATCTAGGTAATACCACGATCGCAGATAGTCAAGGTTTAGATACAATCATTAATAATAATATAAGTACTAATTTATTAGTGGTAGGAGATGCGAACAATAACAATCTTGTGGGGGGTAATGGTAACGATACCTTACAAGGGTTAGGAGGAAATGACACTGTGCGAGGTGGTGCAGGTAACGATCGTATTGAAGGAGGCACGGGTGCTGATAGTATGGTAGGGGGTAATGGTAATGATACCTACTTTGTGGACAATACGGGGGACCGAGTTATCGAAAGTTTCAACCAAGGTATCGATCGAGTTATCTCTAGTATTACTTATACTTTAACAGGTAATGTAGAAAATCTCATCCTCAGTGGTACAAGTAACCTTACAGGTATCGGAAGTGTTCTCGGTAATCGTATTACTGGTAACAGTGGTGGAAATATCCTCAATGGTAATGACGGTAATGATACTCTTTTCGGTGATGACGGTAATGATAACCTTAATGGTGGTGCAGGAGACGATTCTATCTTAGGTGGAGATGATAATGACACCATACGAAGTGGTATTAATAACGATCGACTTTTTGGCGGCTTAGGAAATGATCGGCTCGAAGGAAATGAAGATAATGACTACATCCTTGGAGATGATGGAGATGACACTCTCTTAGGTGGCACAGGTAATGATGAAATGTACGGTATTACTGGAGATGATTCTATTTTAGGTGGTGAAGATGATGATTATATTCAAGGAGATGACGGTAATGACACTATTTTAGCAGGTAGTGAAAATGATTTTATCTTAGGTAGCACGGGAAATGACATTCTTGATGGTGATGTAGGTAAAGATATACTACTTGGCGGCTATGGTAACGATACCTTAATTGGTGATAAAGGTGCAGATACTTTAACCGGCGGTGCAGGAGTCGATCGATTTGTGTTTAAATATGCGGATGAGGGTATTGACAGAATCACTGATTTTAACGTAGCCAAAAGGGATAAAATAGTGGTTTCCGCCTCTGGATTTGGTGGTGGTTTAAGGGCAAATGCCAACCTTACTACGGCTCAATTCCGTCTCGGTAGCAGTGGCACCAATGCCAATCAAAGATTTATGTATAACAGTTCCACGGGGGCTTTATTATTTGATCAAGATGGTACAGGTATAACTCCGTCGGTACAAATCGCTACCTTGAATACAGGTTTAGCCTTAACCAATACCAGTATTTTTGTGGAAAGCTAA